A portion of the Streptomyces platensis genome contains these proteins:
- a CDS encoding energy-coupling factor ABC transporter ATP-binding protein yields MDPLSTTTPPSLAVSGLAYAYPDGHQALFGVDLTVGRGERVALLGPNGAGKTTLVLHLNGILEAGAGSVTVAGLPVAREHFAEIRRRVGIVFQDPDDQLFMPTVREDVAFGPASAGLRGAELDARVTEALTRVGMAEFADRPPHHLSFGQRRRVAVATVLAMRPEILVLDEPSSNLDPASRRELADILRSLDVTVLMVTHDLPYALELCPRSVVLSGGVLVADGRTQELLCDEELMRTHRLELPFGFDPRSVDVPL; encoded by the coding sequence ATGGACCCTTTGAGCACCACCACGCCCCCCTCCCTCGCCGTCTCCGGGCTCGCCTACGCCTACCCCGACGGCCACCAGGCGCTCTTCGGCGTCGACCTGACCGTCGGCCGTGGCGAGCGGGTCGCCCTGCTCGGGCCCAACGGCGCCGGCAAGACCACCCTCGTCCTGCACCTCAACGGCATCCTCGAAGCGGGTGCCGGCAGCGTCACGGTCGCCGGGCTGCCGGTCGCCCGGGAGCATTTCGCCGAGATCCGCCGCCGCGTCGGCATCGTCTTCCAGGACCCCGACGACCAGCTGTTCATGCCCACCGTCCGGGAGGACGTCGCCTTCGGACCGGCCTCCGCCGGGCTGCGCGGCGCCGAACTGGACGCACGGGTCACCGAGGCGCTCACCCGGGTCGGGATGGCGGAGTTCGCCGACCGGCCGCCGCACCATCTCTCGTTCGGCCAGCGCCGCCGGGTCGCGGTGGCGACCGTCCTGGCCATGCGCCCCGAGATCCTGGTCCTCGACGAACCGTCCTCCAACCTCGACCCCGCCTCCCGCCGGGAACTCGCCGACATCCTGCGGTCGTTGGACGTCACCGTCCTGATGGTCACCCACGACCTGCCGTACGCGCTGGAGCTCTGCCCGCGTTCCGTGGTGCTCTCCGGCGGTGTGCTGGTCGCCGACGGGCGCACCCAGGAGCTGCTGTGCGACGAGGAACTGATGCGCACCCACCGGCTGGAGCTGCCCTTCGGTTTCGACCCGCGGTCGGTCGACGTCCCGCTGTGA
- a CDS encoding TIGR01777 family oxidoreductase has translation MKIVIPGGTGQVGGILRRALAAAGHEVVVLTRRPVRAGDVAWDGATLGPWAAVIEGSDVVINLAGRSVSCRYTRANLQEMMDSRVDSARVVGEAIAAAERPPRVWLQMSTATIYTHRFDAAHDEATGELGGAEPGVPDYWAFSVEIAKEWERAQEEAATPETRKVALRSAMVMSPDRGGVFDVLLRMARLGLGGPVAGGAQYVSWIHDRDFVRAVEFLVDRNDLSGPVNLAAPGPLPQREFMRALRAAWGVPVGLPATKWMAELGALALRTDTELLLKSRRVVPGRLREAGFEFAYEAWPAAADDLVRRVRGGRVAG, from the coding sequence ATGAAGATAGTGATACCCGGAGGGACCGGTCAGGTGGGCGGCATTCTGCGTCGTGCGCTGGCTGCGGCGGGGCATGAGGTCGTGGTGCTGACCAGACGTCCGGTGCGGGCGGGGGACGTGGCTTGGGACGGGGCGACGCTCGGTCCCTGGGCGGCGGTGATCGAGGGCAGTGATGTCGTGATCAACCTGGCCGGGCGCAGCGTCAGTTGCCGCTACACGCGGGCCAATCTCCAGGAGATGATGGATTCGCGGGTGGATTCCGCCCGGGTTGTGGGCGAGGCGATCGCGGCGGCCGAACGGCCGCCCCGCGTGTGGCTCCAGATGAGTACCGCCACCATCTACACCCACCGGTTCGACGCGGCCCATGACGAGGCGACGGGTGAGCTGGGGGGTGCGGAGCCCGGTGTGCCGGACTACTGGGCGTTCAGTGTGGAGATCGCCAAGGAGTGGGAGCGGGCGCAGGAGGAGGCCGCCACCCCGGAGACCCGTAAGGTCGCGCTGCGTTCCGCGATGGTGATGAGCCCGGACCGGGGCGGGGTGTTCGATGTGCTGCTGCGGATGGCGCGGCTGGGGCTCGGCGGGCCGGTCGCGGGTGGTGCCCAGTACGTGTCCTGGATTCATGACCGGGACTTCGTGCGCGCGGTGGAGTTCCTGGTCGACCGGAACGACCTCAGCGGGCCGGTGAATCTCGCCGCGCCCGGTCCGCTGCCGCAGCGTGAGTTCATGCGCGCGCTGCGGGCGGCCTGGGGCGTTCCGGTGGGGCTGCCCGCCACGAAGTGGATGGCCGAGCTGGGGGCGCTCGCGCTGCGTACCGACACCGAACTGCTGCTCAAGAGCCGCCGGGTGGTGCCCGGCCGGCTGCGTGAGGCGGGCTTCGAGTTCGCGTACGAGGCCTGGCCGGCGGCCGCGGACGATCTGGTGCGGCGTGTCCGTGGTGGACGGGTGGCCGGCTGA
- a CDS encoding DUF397 domain-containing protein — protein sequence MTDSLRWVKSSYSDNGGQCIEWAPEHAAATGEFLVRDSKDLNGPQLTLTRAAFAGLVEFARHHG from the coding sequence GTGACCGACTCCCTCCGATGGGTCAAATCCTCGTACAGCGACAACGGCGGACAGTGCATCGAGTGGGCGCCTGAGCACGCGGCGGCCACCGGAGAGTTCCTGGTCCGTGACAGCAAGGACCTCAACGGCCCGCAACTCACCCTCACCCGGGCGGCATTCGCCGGGCTCGTGGAGTTCGCCCGGCACCACGGGTGA
- a CDS encoding energy-coupling factor ABC transporter permease: protein MHVPDGFINAPVSAATGVVAAVAVAVSLRGARRELAGAGPAGAAAAERTAPLAGLVAAFIFAVQMLNFPVAAGTSGHLLGGALAAILVGPYTGVLCVSVVLLMQGVLFADGGLTALGVNITDMAIVTTVVAYGLFRGLVKVLPRRRRSVTVASFVAALLSVPAAAVAFTGLYALGGTADVPLGKVFTAMVGVHLLIGIGEAAITALTVGAVIAVRPDLVYGARGLTKPLELRTSPLAGPADGAAPAAEPTPVPAAAAPAPARRSVRRVWLAGLAAALVCAGGISYYASASPDGLEKVAQDHGIDRKAEEHAAKDSPLADYSVKDITDPRLSGGLAGVIGVGATLAVGTGVFVVLRRRRNAAPAERPDAGAGRPSESV from the coding sequence ATGCACGTACCCGATGGATTCATCAACGCGCCGGTGTCCGCGGCGACCGGAGTGGTCGCCGCGGTCGCGGTGGCGGTCAGCCTGCGCGGTGCCCGGCGTGAGCTGGCGGGTGCGGGGCCGGCCGGTGCGGCCGCCGCCGAGCGTACGGCGCCGCTGGCCGGACTGGTCGCGGCGTTCATCTTCGCCGTACAGATGCTGAACTTCCCGGTCGCGGCGGGCACCAGCGGACATCTGCTGGGCGGCGCCCTCGCGGCGATCCTCGTCGGCCCGTACACCGGCGTGCTGTGCGTCTCGGTGGTGCTGCTGATGCAGGGCGTGCTGTTCGCCGACGGCGGGCTGACCGCGCTGGGCGTCAACATCACCGATATGGCGATCGTGACGACCGTGGTCGCCTACGGCCTGTTCCGGGGCCTGGTGAAGGTGCTGCCGCGGCGGCGCCGCTCGGTCACCGTCGCCTCCTTCGTCGCCGCGCTGCTCTCGGTGCCCGCGGCCGCGGTCGCCTTCACTGGGCTCTACGCGCTCGGCGGGACCGCGGACGTGCCGCTCGGCAAGGTCTTCACCGCCATGGTCGGCGTGCATCTGCTGATCGGGATCGGCGAGGCGGCGATCACCGCGCTGACCGTCGGCGCCGTGATCGCCGTGCGCCCCGACCTGGTCTACGGCGCGCGCGGCCTGACCAAGCCGCTGGAGCTGCGGACCTCGCCGCTCGCCGGACCGGCCGACGGGGCCGCCCCGGCCGCCGAGCCGACCCCCGTGCCCGCTGCCGCCGCCCCGGCCCCCGCGCGCCGCTCCGTCCGCCGCGTCTGGCTGGCCGGCCTCGCCGCCGCCCTGGTGTGCGCGGGCGGCATCAGCTACTACGCCTCCGCCAGCCCCGACGGCCTGGAGAAGGTCGCCCAGGACCACGGCATCGACCGCAAGGCCGAGGAGCACGCCGCCAAGGACTCCCCGCTCGCCGACTACAGCGTCAAGGACATCACCGACCCGCGACTGTCCGGCGGCCTCGCCGGGGTCATCGGCGTCGGCGCGACGCTGGCCGTGGGCACCGGCGTGTTCGTCGTGCTGCGCCGCCGCCGGAACGCCGCCCCCGCCGAGCGGCCCGACGCGGGTGCCGGGCGCCCGTCGGAGAGCGTCTGA
- the rsmI gene encoding 16S rRNA (cytidine(1402)-2'-O)-methyltransferase gives MTGTLVLAGTPIGEIADAPPRLATELAAADVIAAEDTRRLRRLTQALDVQPSGRIVSYFEGNEAARTPELAEALAGGARVLLVTDAGMPSVSDPGYRLVAAAVERDIKVTAVPGPSAVLTALAVSGLPVDRFCFEGFLPRKGGERRTRLREVADERRTLVYFEAPHRLDDTLAAMAEIFGAERRAAVCRELTKTYEEVKRGPLSELVPWAAEGVRGEITIVVEGAPDSGPQDLGPEELVRRVRVREEAGERRKEAIAAVAADAGLPKREVFDAVVAAKNAAKTDPSEGK, from the coding sequence GTGACTGGAACGCTGGTACTTGCAGGGACGCCCATCGGGGAGATCGCGGACGCACCGCCGCGGCTCGCCACCGAGCTGGCCGCCGCCGATGTGATCGCCGCCGAGGACACCCGGCGGCTGCGCCGGCTGACCCAGGCCCTGGACGTCCAGCCATCCGGGCGGATCGTCTCGTACTTCGAGGGCAATGAGGCGGCCCGGACGCCCGAGCTGGCCGAGGCGCTGGCCGGCGGGGCGCGGGTGCTGCTGGTCACCGACGCCGGGATGCCCTCGGTCTCCGACCCCGGCTACCGGCTGGTCGCCGCCGCCGTCGAACGGGACATCAAGGTCACCGCCGTCCCGGGCCCCAGCGCGGTGCTCACCGCCCTCGCCGTCTCCGGGCTGCCGGTGGACCGCTTCTGCTTCGAGGGGTTCCTGCCCCGCAAGGGCGGCGAGCGGCGCACCCGGCTGCGCGAGGTCGCCGACGAGCGCCGCACCCTCGTCTACTTCGAGGCGCCGCACCGGCTGGACGACACCCTCGCCGCGATGGCCGAGATCTTCGGCGCCGAGCGGCGCGCGGCGGTCTGCCGGGAGCTGACGAAGACGTACGAGGAGGTCAAGCGGGGGCCGCTGAGCGAGCTGGTGCCCTGGGCGGCCGAGGGCGTACGCGGCGAGATCACCATCGTCGTCGAGGGCGCCCCGGACAGCGGGCCGCAGGACCTGGGCCCCGAGGAGCTGGTGCGCCGGGTGCGGGTCCGCGAGGAGGCCGGGGAGCGCCGCAAGGAAGCCATCGCCGCGGTCGCCGCGGACGCCGGGCTGCCCAAGCGGGAGGTCTTCGATGCGGTGGTCGCGGCGAAGAACGCGGCGAAAACCGACCCATCAGAAGGTAAATGA
- a CDS encoding dolichyl-phosphate-mannose--protein mannosyltransferase, which translates to MGRVTSDTTATDAAAQHAPEPPGAPPVWQRRLRRFGFPARPQTDVRARLVPAFPESSGRLWAAFGVGPNAAIRLTRWSGWLGPLLVALFAGVLRFWNLGSPRKVIFDETYYPKDAWSLLQYGYEGTWAKNANDALVGHPPQLLLSPEHSYVVHPPMGKWLIAVGEGLFGMNPFGWRFMVALLGTLSVLLVCRIGRRLMRSTALGCLAGGLLAVDGLHFVMSRTALLDLIVMFWVVAAFGCLLVDRDRTRARLAAALPVGHGGTSRSSEAENGEGIARPDEGVGDRLRLGWRPWRIAAGLCLGLATATKWNGLYYLAAFALMAVLWDVAARRTAGARHPFRSAVRRDAVPAFGSTVVVALATYLASWSGWIATKGGYYRDWATSPEGRTGAWTWLPDWLRSLWHYQTEVYSFHTGLTTPHAYQSNPWSWLVLGRPVSYFYEDPKVGHDGCTAAEGCAREVLALGTPLLWWAACFALLYVLYRWLFKRDWRAGAIVCGVAAGYLPWFLYQERTIFLFYAVVFVPFLCLALAMMLGAIVGPPGSTERRRTIGAVGAGVLVLLIAWNFIYFYPLYTGMPIPKSAWHHRMWFDTWV; encoded by the coding sequence ATGGGCCGGGTGACGAGTGACACCACCGCGACCGACGCCGCCGCGCAGCACGCCCCGGAGCCGCCCGGAGCGCCCCCCGTGTGGCAGCGGCGACTGCGCCGTTTCGGGTTTCCGGCCCGCCCGCAGACCGATGTCCGCGCGCGGCTGGTGCCCGCCTTCCCCGAGTCGAGCGGTCGTCTGTGGGCCGCGTTCGGCGTGGGCCCGAACGCCGCGATCCGGCTGACGCGCTGGTCCGGCTGGCTGGGTCCGCTGCTGGTGGCGCTGTTCGCCGGGGTGCTGCGGTTCTGGAACCTGGGCAGCCCGCGGAAGGTGATATTCGACGAGACGTACTACCCGAAGGACGCCTGGTCGCTGCTCCAGTACGGCTACGAGGGCACCTGGGCCAAGAACGCCAATGACGCGCTGGTCGGGCATCCGCCGCAGCTGCTGCTCTCGCCCGAGCACTCGTATGTCGTCCACCCCCCGATGGGCAAGTGGCTGATCGCGGTCGGCGAGGGCCTGTTCGGGATGAACCCGTTCGGCTGGCGGTTCATGGTGGCGCTGCTCGGCACCCTGTCGGTGCTGCTGGTGTGCCGTATCGGTCGCCGGCTGATGCGCTCGACGGCGCTGGGCTGCCTCGCGGGCGGCCTGCTGGCGGTGGACGGTCTGCACTTCGTGATGAGCCGGACCGCGCTGCTCGATCTGATCGTGATGTTCTGGGTGGTGGCCGCGTTCGGCTGTCTGCTGGTGGACCGGGACCGCACCAGGGCCCGGCTGGCGGCGGCACTGCCGGTCGGGCATGGGGGCACCTCCCGTTCGAGCGAAGCCGAGAATGGGGAAGGCATCGCACGCCCCGACGAAGGGGTCGGTGACCGGCTGCGGCTCGGCTGGCGGCCGTGGCGGATCGCGGCCGGGCTGTGTCTGGGCCTGGCCACCGCGACGAAGTGGAACGGTCTGTACTACCTCGCCGCGTTCGCGCTGATGGCGGTGCTCTGGGATGTCGCGGCACGCCGTACGGCCGGCGCCCGGCACCCCTTCCGCTCGGCAGTGCGCCGCGATGCCGTGCCCGCCTTCGGGTCCACCGTCGTCGTCGCCCTCGCCACCTATCTGGCGTCCTGGTCGGGCTGGATCGCCACCAAGGGCGGCTACTACCGCGACTGGGCGACCTCACCGGAGGGCCGTACGGGTGCCTGGACCTGGCTGCCGGACTGGCTGCGCAGCCTGTGGCACTACCAGACCGAGGTCTACTCCTTCCACACCGGACTGACCACCCCGCACGCCTACCAGTCCAACCCGTGGAGCTGGCTGGTCCTGGGCCGCCCGGTCTCCTATTTCTACGAGGACCCCAAGGTGGGCCACGACGGCTGCACGGCGGCCGAGGGCTGTGCCCGCGAGGTGCTGGCGCTGGGCACCCCGCTGTTGTGGTGGGCCGCCTGCTTCGCGCTCCTCTATGTCCTCTACCGCTGGCTGTTCAAGCGGGACTGGCGGGCCGGGGCGATCGTCTGCGGTGTCGCGGCCGGCTATCTGCCGTGGTTCCTCTACCAGGAGCGGACCATCTTCCTCTTCTACGCGGTGGTGTTCGTCCCGTTCCTGTGTCTGGCGCTGGCGATGATGCTCGGCGCGATCGTCGGGCCGCCGGGCTCGACGGAGCGCCGCCGCACGATCGGCGCGGTCGGCGCCGGTGTCCTGGTTCTCCTGATCGCATGGAATTTCATCTACTTCTATCCCCTCTATACGGGAATGCCGATCCCCAAGTCGGCCTGGCACCACCGGATGTGGTTCGACACCTGGGTGTGA
- the cbiQ gene encoding cobalt ECF transporter T component CbiQ, translating to MGAGHAHKLYRHGHSPVHALPAHCKIAAVFGFVLVVVSTPREAVWAFGLYALLIATAAGAARVPAGFLLKRLLIEVPFVAFAVLMPFVAEGPRVAVLGMSLSESGLWGAWNILAKGTLGVAASVLLASTTELRELLLGLQRLRMPPLLVQIASFMIRYGDVITDEMRRMRIARLSRGFEARGVRHWGVLAKSAGALFIRSYERGERVHLAMVSRGYTGTMPVVDAGAATRTQWTRAAALPLAALAVCLLGWTL from the coding sequence ATGGGCGCGGGGCACGCGCACAAGCTCTACCGGCACGGGCATTCGCCGGTCCACGCGCTGCCGGCGCACTGCAAGATCGCGGCGGTCTTCGGCTTCGTGCTGGTCGTCGTCTCCACCCCGCGCGAGGCGGTCTGGGCGTTCGGGCTGTACGCGCTGCTGATCGCGACCGCCGCCGGGGCCGCCCGGGTCCCGGCCGGGTTTCTGCTCAAGCGGCTGCTGATCGAGGTGCCGTTCGTCGCCTTCGCCGTGCTGATGCCGTTCGTCGCCGAGGGGCCTCGGGTCGCCGTCCTCGGCATGAGCCTGAGCGAGTCCGGGCTGTGGGGCGCCTGGAACATCCTCGCCAAGGGCACCCTCGGCGTCGCCGCGTCCGTGCTGCTCGCCTCCACCACCGAGCTGCGCGAACTCCTGCTGGGCCTCCAGCGGCTCCGGATGCCGCCGCTGCTCGTCCAGATCGCGTCCTTCATGATCCGCTACGGCGATGTGATCACCGACGAGATGCGGCGGATGCGGATCGCCCGGCTCTCCCGCGGCTTCGAGGCCCGGGGCGTCCGTCACTGGGGCGTGCTCGCCAAGTCCGCCGGGGCGCTGTTCATCCGCTCCTACGAGCGCGGGGAGCGGGTCCACCTCGCGATGGTCAGCCGCGGCTACACCGGCACCATGCCCGTGGTCGACGCCGGCGCCGCCACCCGCACACAATGGACCCGCGCGGCCGCCCTCCCGCTGGCCGCGCTCGCCGTCTGCCTCCTGGGATGGACCCTTTGA
- a CDS encoding serine hydrolase domain-containing protein: protein MSGKRESVVDVQGTVEDGFEPVRDAFMANFARRGERGAAVAVYRHGHKVVDLWGGTRDGDAGKHAADAAPWEAGTAQVIRSATKGIAAIVPLLLHQRGQLDLDAPVGTYWPEFKAAGKERVLVRHLLTHRAGLPVLDTPLTPEQAIDGVSGPATLAAQAPVWEPGTDHGYHAQTYSWLLGELVQRVTGRSIGSWIADEIAGPLGLDLWVGLPEEAQSRVGRLAAVEPPAPPAGSGLRVRPKQAVADAYADPDSLTSRAFGAISPAPDENAPAYRAAELPASGGVATARSLARCYAALIGPVDGRSRLFAPATLTLARTEESAGLDRTLLVHTRFGLGFMLHGPASPLLAPGSFGHPGRGGALACADPESGLAFGYVTNGMQRGVTADPRAQALLRAVSHVAG from the coding sequence ATGAGTGGGAAGCGGGAGTCAGTGGTGGACGTCCAGGGCACGGTCGAGGACGGCTTCGAGCCGGTCCGGGACGCCTTCATGGCCAACTTCGCGCGGCGCGGTGAGCGGGGCGCGGCGGTCGCCGTCTACCGGCACGGGCACAAGGTCGTCGACCTGTGGGGCGGCACGAGGGACGGCGACGCCGGCAAGCACGCGGCGGACGCGGCGCCCTGGGAGGCCGGCACCGCCCAGGTGATCCGTTCCGCGACCAAGGGCATCGCCGCCATCGTCCCGCTGCTGCTGCACCAGCGCGGACAGCTCGACCTCGATGCACCGGTCGGCACGTACTGGCCCGAGTTCAAGGCCGCCGGCAAGGAACGCGTCCTCGTCCGCCATCTGCTCACACACCGCGCCGGACTGCCCGTCCTGGACACCCCGCTCACCCCGGAACAGGCCATCGACGGCGTCAGCGGCCCCGCCACGCTCGCCGCCCAGGCACCCGTCTGGGAACCCGGCACGGACCACGGCTACCACGCGCAGACCTACAGCTGGCTGCTCGGCGAGCTGGTCCAGCGGGTCACCGGCCGCAGCATCGGCAGCTGGATCGCCGACGAGATAGCCGGGCCGCTCGGCCTCGACCTGTGGGTCGGCCTGCCCGAGGAGGCGCAGTCCCGCGTCGGGCGGCTGGCCGCCGTCGAGCCCCCGGCCCCGCCCGCCGGGTCCGGGCTCCGGGTCCGCCCGAAGCAAGCCGTCGCCGACGCGTACGCCGATCCGGACTCGCTCACCAGCCGCGCCTTCGGCGCGATTTCCCCCGCCCCCGACGAGAACGCGCCCGCGTACCGGGCCGCCGAGCTGCCCGCCTCCGGCGGCGTCGCCACCGCCCGTTCGCTGGCCCGCTGTTACGCCGCGCTCATCGGCCCCGTCGACGGCCGCTCCCGGCTCTTCGCGCCCGCGACCCTCACCCTCGCCCGGACCGAGGAGTCCGCGGGCCTCGACCGCACCCTCCTGGTCCACACCCGCTTCGGCCTGGGCTTCATGCTCCACGGGCCGGCCTCGCCGCTCCTCGCGCCCGGGTCGTTCGGCCACCCGGGCCGCGGGGGCGCGCTGGCCTGCGCCGATCCCGAGAGCGGGCTGGCGTTCGGCTATGTCACCAACGGGATGCAGCGGGGGGTTACGGCGGATCCGCGTGCGCAAGCGCTGTTGCGGGCTGTTTCCCACGTTGCCGGGTGA
- a CDS encoding EamA family transporter: MTPLVVAAVLMAAVTHASWNAIAHGIRDQLLAFTLVGGGGAVCGLALTAVTPLPAAGAWPFLLASAVLHIVYQALLMQSFRLGDFGQMYPIARGTAPLVVTVLAAVFVHEIPDGWALAGVALASAGLVGVALWGIRGSGTRPHWPALVAALATGLAIASYTTVDGLGVRASGSALGYIGWLMLLEGIAIPAYALATRGRRLGAELRPFALRGLAGGVLSVFAYGLVLWAQTRAPLAPIAALRESSIIVGAAIGALFFKERFGAPRIAAAGLMVIGIGLMLHTG; this comes from the coding sequence GTGACCCCGCTCGTCGTCGCCGCGGTCCTGATGGCCGCCGTCACCCACGCCAGCTGGAACGCCATCGCGCACGGCATCCGCGACCAGCTGCTGGCCTTCACCCTGGTCGGCGGCGGCGGTGCGGTCTGCGGCCTCGCGCTGACCGCCGTCACCCCGCTCCCGGCCGCCGGCGCCTGGCCCTTCCTCCTGGCCTCCGCCGTGCTGCACATCGTCTACCAGGCCCTGCTGATGCAGTCGTTCCGGCTGGGCGACTTCGGTCAGATGTACCCCATCGCCCGCGGCACCGCGCCCCTGGTCGTCACCGTCCTGGCCGCCGTCTTCGTCCACGAGATCCCCGACGGCTGGGCCCTGGCCGGTGTCGCCCTGGCCTCCGCGGGCCTGGTCGGGGTCGCCCTCTGGGGCATCCGCGGCTCCGGGACCCGGCCGCACTGGCCGGCCCTGGTCGCCGCCCTCGCCACCGGCCTCGCCATCGCCTCGTACACGACGGTCGACGGCCTGGGCGTACGGGCCTCCGGCAGCGCCCTCGGCTACATCGGCTGGCTGATGCTCCTCGAAGGCATCGCGATCCCCGCCTACGCGCTCGCCACCCGCGGCCGTCGACTCGGGGCCGAACTCCGCCCCTTCGCACTGCGCGGGCTGGCCGGCGGGGTGCTCTCCGTCTTCGCCTACGGTCTGGTCCTGTGGGCCCAGACCCGCGCCCCCCTCGCACCGATCGCCGCGCTGCGCGAGTCCTCGATCATCGTGGGCGCCGCCATCGGCGCACTCTTCTTCAAGGAACGCTTCGGCGCCCCCCGTATCGCCGCGGCGGGCCTGATGGTCATCGGCATCGGCCTGATGCTGCACACCGGCTGA
- a CDS encoding penicillin-binding transpeptidase domain-containing protein encodes MRREVKYGLIGGSVALVAGVVGGFTLFGGSDESSQEVSSADAKSGDNGTKVATGPLSAKEVQTTSREFLTAWQSGDAAKAAGLTDDPEKCKSALASLGKQARFSKVTLTPGTPAGDKVPYTVAAQIDYKGTKAAYSYRTSATVQRDKATGKPQIAWKPTMMHPGLAKGDELRTGEAEAPPIKAVDRKGTELTPEAHPALAGVLDSLRDKYGDKTDGKPGVELFIHRAKAAKPADQLPEKTLKVLSKGTPGTLKTTLDAGMQTAAERAVKGKKSASVAAVKPSTGEILALANSPEKGFNLATQGSLAPGSTMKIVTAAMLMDKGMTSPGKSHPCPKYVTVGGWKFQNLNKSEIKNGTFAQSFAASCNNAFISQAKDLKDDDLTKEARDVFGIGLNWQTGIPTFDGAVPVQSDAQMAASLIGQGGVRMNPLNVATLAATVRAGSFHQPYIVSPDLDHRTLAKAPRTMKPSTLSGLKSLMKLTATSGTAAQAMSGVSGDVGAKTGSAEVDNQKKPNAWFTAYRNDLAAAAVVPASGHGGSNAGPVVRAVLTAG; translated from the coding sequence ATGCGCCGAGAGGTGAAGTACGGGCTGATCGGCGGATCGGTGGCCCTGGTGGCAGGAGTCGTGGGCGGCTTCACCCTTTTCGGCGGCTCGGACGAGTCGTCGCAGGAGGTCAGCTCGGCGGATGCCAAGTCGGGCGACAACGGGACCAAGGTGGCGACCGGCCCGCTGTCGGCCAAGGAAGTGCAGACGACATCGCGGGAGTTCCTCACCGCATGGCAGTCCGGCGACGCGGCCAAGGCGGCCGGGCTGACCGACGACCCGGAGAAGTGCAAGAGCGCGCTCGCGTCCCTCGGCAAGCAGGCGCGGTTCTCGAAGGTGACGCTCACCCCGGGCACCCCGGCCGGTGACAAGGTGCCGTACACCGTCGCCGCGCAGATCGACTACAAGGGCACCAAGGCCGCGTACTCGTACCGCACCTCGGCGACCGTGCAGCGCGACAAGGCCACCGGGAAGCCGCAGATCGCCTGGAAGCCGACGATGATGCACCCGGGTCTGGCCAAGGGTGACGAACTGCGCACCGGCGAGGCGGAGGCGCCGCCGATCAAGGCCGTGGACCGCAAGGGCACCGAGCTGACCCCCGAGGCGCATCCGGCGCTGGCCGGGGTGCTGGACAGCCTGCGGGACAAGTACGGCGACAAGACCGACGGCAAGCCGGGCGTGGAGCTGTTCATCCACCGCGCCAAGGCCGCCAAGCCCGCCGACCAGCTGCCCGAGAAGACGCTGAAGGTGCTGTCCAAGGGGACGCCGGGCACGCTCAAGACCACCCTGGACGCCGGGATGCAGACGGCTGCCGAGCGGGCGGTCAAGGGCAAGAAGTCCGCCTCCGTGGCCGCGGTCAAGCCCAGCACCGGCGAGATCCTGGCGCTCGCCAACTCCCCGGAGAAGGGCTTCAACCTGGCCACCCAGGGGTCGCTGGCCCCCGGCTCAACGATGAAGATCGTCACCGCGGCGATGCTGATGGACAAGGGCATGACCTCGCCGGGCAAGTCCCACCCGTGCCCCAAGTACGTGACGGTCGGCGGCTGGAAGTTCCAGAACCTCAACAAGTCCGAGATCAAGAACGGCACGTTCGCGCAGAGCTTCGCGGCCTCCTGCAACAACGCCTTCATCTCGCAGGCCAAGGACCTCAAGGACGACGACCTGACCAAGGAGGCCCGGGACGTCTTCGGTATCGGGCTGAACTGGCAGACCGGCATCCCCACTTTCGACGGCGCGGTGCCGGTGCAGAGCGACGCGCAGATGGCGGCCTCGCTGATCGGCCAGGGCGGGGTGCGGATGAACCCGCTCAATGTCGCCACGCTCGCCGCGACGGTCCGGGCCGGCTCCTTCCACCAGCCGTACATCGTCTCGCCGGACCTGGACCACCGGACGCTCGCCAAGGCGCCCCGCACGATGAAGCCGTCCACCCTCAGCGGGCTGAAGTCCCTGATGAAGCTGACCGCGACGTCCGGTACGGCCGCCCAGGCGATGTCCGGCGTCAGCGGTGACGTCGGCGCCAAGACCGGCTCGGCCGAGGTCGACAACCAGAAGAAGCCCAACGCCTGGTTCACCGCCTACCGCAACGACCTCGCCGCGGCGGCCGTCGTCCCGGCGAGCGGCCACGGCGGCTCCAACGCGGGCCCGGTGGTCCGCGCCGTTCTCACCGCCGGCTGA